The following are encoded in a window of Vespula vulgaris chromosome 8, iyVesVulg1.1, whole genome shotgun sequence genomic DNA:
- the LOC127065970 gene encoding endoplasmic reticulum lectin 1 isoform X2: protein MWKYYCIYNVLNVILANTWGHEVKSFDDTILFKINWPDKSNTELLEPETNVESYFITTANNERYQCLIPDMMERERNDDEVYKGSNPIEILSMLFRQNTCSYRLESYWTYELCHGHFVRQYHEDREGKKVKTQEYYLGNFDKSQNFKLSVEYDELAKNPDKKSEIPVIKVDGINMPYVEIKMGDGTLCDISNKPRMIRVLYVCYQHGKHEIFSLKETSSCEYETIVLSPLLCYHPDYKLKDSKENEIECRPMNTAPKKPRALVAMEMESLKLRHQKDGDARVRVEIRPVDVADKQNGEEDSVNSLVDQNITPAELNSLQNFLSGKNCLHGGNGWWKYEFCFGHSIVQYHTEKDGTKTTVNLGNFDRQKHLEWIATHPYKKPGPPEVRKYLSHFYSDGSICDKIGQLRQTEVKLKCVEDHMGGPSSISLFLLEPKTCKYVLRVESPLICDILEYADENGLLSENFETDFAKLRIALHTEQDDLDERIANGDD from the exons atgtggaaatattattgtatttacaACGTGTTAAACGTTATACTTGCTAACACTTGGGGTCACGAAGTAAAAAGTTTCGATgatactattttatttaaaattaattggcCAGACAAAAGTAATACCGAACTATTA gaGCCTGAAACTAACGTGGAgtcttattttataacaacTGCAAATAATGAGCGTTACCAATGTTTAATACCAGATATGATGGAGCGAGAACGTAATGATGATGAGGTATATAAGGGATCAAAtccaatagaaatattatcaatgttATTTCGCCAAAATACTTGTTCTTATAGG ttAGAATCATATTGGACTTATGAATTATGTCATGGTCATTTTGTACGCCAATATCAtgaagatagagaaggaaaaaaggttAAAACTCAAGAATATTACCTTGGTAATTTTGACAAATCGCAAAATTTCAAACTTTCCGTTGAATATGATGAATTAGCAAAAAATCCTGATAAAAAGTCAGAGATACCAGTAATAAAAGTAGATGGGATAAATATGCCATATGTAGAAATTAAAATGGGAGATGGTACACTTTGTGATATAAGCAATAAACCAAGAATGATAAGAgttctatatgtatgttatcAACATGGCaaacatgaaatattttcattaaaagaaaCATCAAGTTGTGAATATGAGACCATTGTTCTATCTCCATTGCTTTGCTACCATCCTGATTATAAACTCAAAGATTCtaaggaaaatgaaattgaatgcCGTCCTATGAATACTGCACCAAAAAAACCTAGAGCACTTGTTGCAATGGAAATGGAGAGTTTGAAACTTCGACATCAAAAG GATGGTGATGCTCGTGTAAGGGTTGAAATACGACCGGTAGATGTTGCTGACAAACAGAATGGTGAGGAAGATTCTGTTAATTCATTAGTAGACCAGAACATAACTCCTGCAGAACTTAATTCGCTTCAAAACTTTCTTAGTGGTAAAAATTGCTTACATGGA gGAAATGGTTGGTGGAAGTATGAATTCTGTTTTGGACATTCTATAGTCCAATATCATACAGAAAAAGATGGCACTAAGACTACTGTTAATCTTGGTAATTTTGATAGACAAAAACACTTGGAATGGATTGCCACTCATCCTTATAAAAAACCAGGTCCACCAGAAGTgcgtaaatatttatctcatttttataGCGATGGAAGTATCTGTGACAAAATTGGCCAATTACGACAAACTGAG gTAAAATTGAAGTGTGTTGAAGATCACATGGGTGGTCCATCaagtatatcattatttttattagaaccAAAAACATGTAAATATGTGTTAAGAGTTGAATCCCCATTAATTTGTGACATTTTAGAATATGCAGATGAAAATGGTCTTTTAAGTGAAAATTTTGAAACAGATTTTGCTAAATTAAGAATAGCTCTTCATACAGAACAAGATGATTTAGATGAAAGAATAGCTAATGgagatgattaa
- the LOC127065970 gene encoding endoplasmic reticulum lectin 1 isoform X1, giving the protein MWKYYCIYNVLNVILANTWGHEVKSFDDTILFKINWPDKSNTELLEPETNVESYFITTANNERYQCLIPDMMERERNDDEVYKGSNPIEILSMLFRQNTCSYRLESYWTYELCHGHFVRQYHEDREGKKVKTQEYYLGNFDKSQNFKLSVEYDELAKNPDKKSEIPVIKVDGINMPYVEIKMGDGTLCDISNKPRMIRVLYVCYQHGKHEIFSLKETSSCEYETIVLSPLLCYHPDYKLKDSKENEIECRPMNTAPKKPRALVAMEMESLKLRHQKDNKLQKIYAIFHVDKEGQDGDARVRVEIRPVDVADKQNGEEDSVNSLVDQNITPAELNSLQNFLSGKNCLHGGNGWWKYEFCFGHSIVQYHTEKDGTKTTVNLGNFDRQKHLEWIATHPYKKPGPPEVRKYLSHFYSDGSICDKIGQLRQTEVKLKCVEDHMGGPSSISLFLLEPKTCKYVLRVESPLICDILEYADENGLLSENFETDFAKLRIALHTEQDDLDERIANGDD; this is encoded by the exons atgtggaaatattattgtatttacaACGTGTTAAACGTTATACTTGCTAACACTTGGGGTCACGAAGTAAAAAGTTTCGATgatactattttatttaaaattaattggcCAGACAAAAGTAATACCGAACTATTA gaGCCTGAAACTAACGTGGAgtcttattttataacaacTGCAAATAATGAGCGTTACCAATGTTTAATACCAGATATGATGGAGCGAGAACGTAATGATGATGAGGTATATAAGGGATCAAAtccaatagaaatattatcaatgttATTTCGCCAAAATACTTGTTCTTATAGG ttAGAATCATATTGGACTTATGAATTATGTCATGGTCATTTTGTACGCCAATATCAtgaagatagagaaggaaaaaaggttAAAACTCAAGAATATTACCTTGGTAATTTTGACAAATCGCAAAATTTCAAACTTTCCGTTGAATATGATGAATTAGCAAAAAATCCTGATAAAAAGTCAGAGATACCAGTAATAAAAGTAGATGGGATAAATATGCCATATGTAGAAATTAAAATGGGAGATGGTACACTTTGTGATATAAGCAATAAACCAAGAATGATAAGAgttctatatgtatgttatcAACATGGCaaacatgaaatattttcattaaaagaaaCATCAAGTTGTGAATATGAGACCATTGTTCTATCTCCATTGCTTTGCTACCATCCTGATTATAAACTCAAAGATTCtaaggaaaatgaaattgaatgcCGTCCTATGAATACTGCACCAAAAAAACCTAGAGCACTTGTTGCAATGGAAATGGAGAGTTTGAAACTTCGACATCAAAAG GATAACAAGCTGCAGAAAATCTATGCGATCTTCCATGTAGATAAGGAGGGCCAG GATGGTGATGCTCGTGTAAGGGTTGAAATACGACCGGTAGATGTTGCTGACAAACAGAATGGTGAGGAAGATTCTGTTAATTCATTAGTAGACCAGAACATAACTCCTGCAGAACTTAATTCGCTTCAAAACTTTCTTAGTGGTAAAAATTGCTTACATGGA gGAAATGGTTGGTGGAAGTATGAATTCTGTTTTGGACATTCTATAGTCCAATATCATACAGAAAAAGATGGCACTAAGACTACTGTTAATCTTGGTAATTTTGATAGACAAAAACACTTGGAATGGATTGCCACTCATCCTTATAAAAAACCAGGTCCACCAGAAGTgcgtaaatatttatctcatttttataGCGATGGAAGTATCTGTGACAAAATTGGCCAATTACGACAAACTGAG gTAAAATTGAAGTGTGTTGAAGATCACATGGGTGGTCCATCaagtatatcattatttttattagaaccAAAAACATGTAAATATGTGTTAAGAGTTGAATCCCCATTAATTTGTGACATTTTAGAATATGCAGATGAAAATGGTCTTTTAAGTGAAAATTTTGAAACAGATTTTGCTAAATTAAGAATAGCTCTTCATACAGAACAAGATGATTTAGATGAAAGAATAGCTAATGgagatgattaa
- the LOC127065969 gene encoding protein CASC3 isoform X1 yields MSDIRRRRKSNQSCGSDDLSDSYEELNATKETQSSEQTDGHQDSECDVYVTDSDVESQEGVLRESGDGQEEEKPQKKLDDDEDRRNPQYIPKRGTFYEHDDRTTDEVTDNNTDSTNERETKEKKVWKDKEDRWDHDRYNDEEQAPKSHEELIAVYGYDIRNEEGPPRARRRRRYGRGPNKYTRNWEDEDAYGKTGNNTSSKSNNRKFNRSGEDFPALGTNKNSSTTVEEPVISSAWYNSKSKTINKTQNFPPLQSQHDGQKTKSSGASVGHINENKVPNESNNPVWKKEGKHGSHNHNTNGNSGSSGDAEKSVETKTLSRESNKRNVQESMNFGTGRTRGRGFKANANNNILSNRTVETKPKGRGAGPINSENRRSNTIQHDDDNQITHDMKNIHINDGGPYHQSGKHNKNYYTQSPGQQRANTVPPRMQQQQSHQTQSQQGHQQQQTVQHQQQQDSSGNRPKRYSSLRQRPTVSENPTQQNYQPPHGQHTQHAQHAQHAQHAQHGQHGQHGPHGQHSQHGQHGYFTPQAGNSRGVLDSQGYPQGHFEQTAPVAAPAAPMAGQPVIPLPPNGQPASYAPPPFLVPPPQFIPPQTAPPSIINYVPGPNGPAFQPNFQGYQSYTPPVQAQGPPPPQELFQPQGCTYYSPAQQQQQQQQTAPVRRPKAAIPILPPPDNQQHQSSRGRGRSTQSNQQTNQPGSVQQSEQEVKSNSVESDQKTVSGQFDNLQNDQSESIQQKEESLISSNIRNEESVTKNIDDINTSLEISVVTTDKIEDISNKETLQIVEDSKSVITSKSIQLDIDKTDSEPPKLETTIPETSVVEEAVA; encoded by the exons ATGTCTGATATACGACGTCGTCGAAAATCCAATCAATCGTGTGGTTCTGATGATCTCTCGGATTCTTACGAGGAGTTGAACGCCACAAAAGAGACTCAA AGTAGCGAACAAACTGATGGACACCAAGATTCAGAATGTGATGTTTATGTAACTGATTCTGATGTTGAGTCACAAGAAGGTGTATTAAGAGAAAGTGGAGATggacaagaagaagagaaacctCAAAAGAAATTAGACGATGATGAAGATAGACGAAATCCACAATATATACCTAAACGTGGAACATTTTATGAACATGATGATAGGACTACAGATGAAGTTACTGATAATAATACAGACTCTacaaatgaaagagaaactaaagaaaaaaaagtatggaaGGATAAAGAGGATAGATGGGATCACGATAGATATAATGATGAAGAACAAGCTCCAAAGAGTCATGAAGAGTTGATAGCAGTATATGGTTACGATATTAGAAATGAGGAAGGTCCACCTAGAGctagaaggagaagaagatatGG acgtggtccaaataaatatacacgtaATTGGGAGGATGAAGATGCCTATGGTAAAACTGGAAATAATACATCATCTAAAAGCAATAATAGAAAGTTTAATAGAAGTGGAGAAGATTTTCCTGCACTTGGTACTAATAAG aATTCTTCCACAACTGTAGAAGAACCAGTAATATCATCAGCATGGTATAATAGTAAAAgtaaaactataaataaaacacaaaATTTTCCACCTTTGCAATCACAGCACGATGGGCAAAAGACAAAATCTTCTGGAGCGTCTGTTGGTCATAT aaatgaaaacaaagtTCCGAATGAGTCTAATAATCCTGTTTGGAAAAAAGAGGGTAAACATGGAAGCCACAATCACAATACAAATGGAAATAGTGGATCTAGTGGAGATGCAGAGAAATCTGTTGAAACAAAAACTTTATCAAGAGAAAGTAACAAACGAAATGTACAAGAGTCAATGAATTTTGGAACAGGCAGAACTCGTGGAAGAGGATTTAAAGCAAATGCTAATAACAATATACTAAGCAATAGAACAGTTGAAACTAAACCAAAAGGAAGAGGAGCTGGTCCAATAAATTCTGAGAATAGACGAAGTAATACAATACAAcatgatgatgataatcaaATTACACATgacatgaaaaatattcacatCAATGATGGTGGACCATATCATCAAAGTGGTAAACACAATA aaaattaCTATACACAATCCCCAGGTCAACAAAGAGCAAACACTGTGCCTCCAAGAATGCAGCAACAGCAATCTCATCAAACACAATCACAGCAAGGACATCAGCAGCAACAAACAGTTCAGCATCAACAACAGCAGGATAGTTCTGGTAACAGACCAAAGCGGTACTCCAGCCTTCGTCAACGTCCGACAGTTTCTGAGAATCCTACACAACAGAATTATCAGCCTCCACATGGGCAACATACACAACATGCGCAACATGCACAGCATGCACAGCATGCACAGCATGGGCAGCATGGACAACATGGGCCACATGGGCAACACAGTCAACATGGGCAACATGGATATTTTACTCCTCAag CTGGAAATTCAAGAGGCGTTCTAGACTCTCAAG GTTATCCGCAAGGACATTTCGAACAAACTGCACCCGTAGCTGCTCCAGCTGCTCCTATGGCTGGACAACCAGTAATACCTTTGCCACCAAATGGTCAACCTGCTAGCTATGCTCCACCTCCGTTTTTGGTGCCACCACCTCAGTTTATACCACCTCAAACTGCTCCTCctagtataattaattatgttcCTGGTCCCAATGGACCAGCATTTCAACCAAATTTTCAAGGCTATCAAAGTTACACTCCTCCTGTGCAg GCACAAGGACCTCCTCCACCACAAGAATTATTCCAACCACAAGGTTGTACTTATTATAGTCCTGctcaacagcaacagcaacaacaacaaacagCTCCTGTAAGACGACCAAAGGCAGCCATTCCAATTCTTCCACCTCCGGATAATCAGCAACATCAAAGTAGTCGTGGCAGAGGTAGAAGTACTCAATCTAATCAACAAACTAATCAACCTGGTAGTGTACAACAAAGTGAACAAGAAGTTAAAAGTAACTCAGTGGAAAGTGATCAAAAGACTGTGTCAGGACAGTTTGACAATCTACAAAATGATCAGTCAGAATCGATtcaacaaaaggaagaaagctTAATATCGAGTAAtataagaaatgaagaaagtgTAACTAAAAATATTGATGACATAAATACATCACTAGAAATTTCAGTCGTTACAACGgataaaatagaagatataAGTAACAAAGAAACACTGCAGATAGTTGAAGATAGCAAAAGTGTGATTACTTCGAAGTCTATACAATTGGACATTGATAAGACTGACAGTGAACCACCTAAGCTCGAAACTACTATTCCTGAAACTTCTGTTGTTGAGGAAGCGGTTGCCTAA
- the LOC127065969 gene encoding probable basic-leucine zipper transcription factor R isoform X2, protein MSDIRRRRKSNQSCGSDDLSDSYEELNATKETQSSEQTDGHQDSECDVYVTDSDVESQEGVLRESGDGQEEEKPQKKLDDDEDRRNPQYIPKRGTFYEHDDRTTDEVTDNNTDSTNERETKEKKVWKDKEDRWDHDRYNDEEQAPKSHEELIAVYGYDIRNEEGPPRARRRRRYGRGPNKYTRNWEDEDAYGKTGNNTSSKSNNRKFNRSGEDFPALGTNKNSSTTVEEPVISSAWYNSKSKTINKTQNFPPLQSQHDGQKTKSSGASVGHINENKVPNESNNPVWKKEGKHGSHNHNTNGNSGSSGDAEKSVETKTLSRESNKRNVQESMNFGTGRTRGRGFKANANNNILSNRTVETKPKGRGAGPINSENRRSNTIQHDDDNQITHDMKNIHINDGGPYHQSGKHNKNYYTQSPGQQRANTVPPRMQQQQSHQTQSQQGHQQQQTVQHQQQQDSSGNRPKRYSSLRQRPTVSENPTQQNYQPPHGQHTQHAQHAQHAQHAQHGQHGQHGPHGQHSQHGQHGYFTPQGYPQGHFEQTAPVAAPAAPMAGQPVIPLPPNGQPASYAPPPFLVPPPQFIPPQTAPPSIINYVPGPNGPAFQPNFQGYQSYTPPVQAQGPPPPQELFQPQGCTYYSPAQQQQQQQQTAPVRRPKAAIPILPPPDNQQHQSSRGRGRSTQSNQQTNQPGSVQQSEQEVKSNSVESDQKTVSGQFDNLQNDQSESIQQKEESLISSNIRNEESVTKNIDDINTSLEISVVTTDKIEDISNKETLQIVEDSKSVITSKSIQLDIDKTDSEPPKLETTIPETSVVEEAVA, encoded by the exons ATGTCTGATATACGACGTCGTCGAAAATCCAATCAATCGTGTGGTTCTGATGATCTCTCGGATTCTTACGAGGAGTTGAACGCCACAAAAGAGACTCAA AGTAGCGAACAAACTGATGGACACCAAGATTCAGAATGTGATGTTTATGTAACTGATTCTGATGTTGAGTCACAAGAAGGTGTATTAAGAGAAAGTGGAGATggacaagaagaagagaaacctCAAAAGAAATTAGACGATGATGAAGATAGACGAAATCCACAATATATACCTAAACGTGGAACATTTTATGAACATGATGATAGGACTACAGATGAAGTTACTGATAATAATACAGACTCTacaaatgaaagagaaactaaagaaaaaaaagtatggaaGGATAAAGAGGATAGATGGGATCACGATAGATATAATGATGAAGAACAAGCTCCAAAGAGTCATGAAGAGTTGATAGCAGTATATGGTTACGATATTAGAAATGAGGAAGGTCCACCTAGAGctagaaggagaagaagatatGG acgtggtccaaataaatatacacgtaATTGGGAGGATGAAGATGCCTATGGTAAAACTGGAAATAATACATCATCTAAAAGCAATAATAGAAAGTTTAATAGAAGTGGAGAAGATTTTCCTGCACTTGGTACTAATAAG aATTCTTCCACAACTGTAGAAGAACCAGTAATATCATCAGCATGGTATAATAGTAAAAgtaaaactataaataaaacacaaaATTTTCCACCTTTGCAATCACAGCACGATGGGCAAAAGACAAAATCTTCTGGAGCGTCTGTTGGTCATAT aaatgaaaacaaagtTCCGAATGAGTCTAATAATCCTGTTTGGAAAAAAGAGGGTAAACATGGAAGCCACAATCACAATACAAATGGAAATAGTGGATCTAGTGGAGATGCAGAGAAATCTGTTGAAACAAAAACTTTATCAAGAGAAAGTAACAAACGAAATGTACAAGAGTCAATGAATTTTGGAACAGGCAGAACTCGTGGAAGAGGATTTAAAGCAAATGCTAATAACAATATACTAAGCAATAGAACAGTTGAAACTAAACCAAAAGGAAGAGGAGCTGGTCCAATAAATTCTGAGAATAGACGAAGTAATACAATACAAcatgatgatgataatcaaATTACACATgacatgaaaaatattcacatCAATGATGGTGGACCATATCATCAAAGTGGTAAACACAATA aaaattaCTATACACAATCCCCAGGTCAACAAAGAGCAAACACTGTGCCTCCAAGAATGCAGCAACAGCAATCTCATCAAACACAATCACAGCAAGGACATCAGCAGCAACAAACAGTTCAGCATCAACAACAGCAGGATAGTTCTGGTAACAGACCAAAGCGGTACTCCAGCCTTCGTCAACGTCCGACAGTTTCTGAGAATCCTACACAACAGAATTATCAGCCTCCACATGGGCAACATACACAACATGCGCAACATGCACAGCATGCACAGCATGCACAGCATGGGCAGCATGGACAACATGGGCCACATGGGCAACACAGTCAACATGGGCAACATGGATATTTTACTCCTCAag GTTATCCGCAAGGACATTTCGAACAAACTGCACCCGTAGCTGCTCCAGCTGCTCCTATGGCTGGACAACCAGTAATACCTTTGCCACCAAATGGTCAACCTGCTAGCTATGCTCCACCTCCGTTTTTGGTGCCACCACCTCAGTTTATACCACCTCAAACTGCTCCTCctagtataattaattatgttcCTGGTCCCAATGGACCAGCATTTCAACCAAATTTTCAAGGCTATCAAAGTTACACTCCTCCTGTGCAg GCACAAGGACCTCCTCCACCACAAGAATTATTCCAACCACAAGGTTGTACTTATTATAGTCCTGctcaacagcaacagcaacaacaacaaacagCTCCTGTAAGACGACCAAAGGCAGCCATTCCAATTCTTCCACCTCCGGATAATCAGCAACATCAAAGTAGTCGTGGCAGAGGTAGAAGTACTCAATCTAATCAACAAACTAATCAACCTGGTAGTGTACAACAAAGTGAACAAGAAGTTAAAAGTAACTCAGTGGAAAGTGATCAAAAGACTGTGTCAGGACAGTTTGACAATCTACAAAATGATCAGTCAGAATCGATtcaacaaaaggaagaaagctTAATATCGAGTAAtataagaaatgaagaaagtgTAACTAAAAATATTGATGACATAAATACATCACTAGAAATTTCAGTCGTTACAACGgataaaatagaagatataAGTAACAAAGAAACACTGCAGATAGTTGAAGATAGCAAAAGTGTGATTACTTCGAAGTCTATACAATTGGACATTGATAAGACTGACAGTGAACCACCTAAGCTCGAAACTACTATTCCTGAAACTTCTGTTGTTGAGGAAGCGGTTGCCTAA